A single region of the Nocardioides aquaticus genome encodes:
- a CDS encoding SGNH/GDSL hydrolase family protein: protein MGAAVAGVTGGGGFYGARELLHRQAEHARRLIGKPLGETPPQADRVWKSSYEGRPVELLLLGDSIAAGLGADRRKETLGARLAKGLAKRLGRPVRLRTVAVVGSESAALAAQLDGLPATYRPDVAVIVVGGNDVTHRVPVADSVESLAVCIRRLRAVGTGVVVGTCPDLGLLRPVPQPLRSLGSRASRQLAAAQEVAAVVAGAYAVSLARVVGPFFITNPDEMFSLDRFHPSPLGYKRTASALLPSVLAALGAAEEVPFGHLAPVPV, encoded by the coding sequence GTGGGGGCCGCCGTCGCCGGCGTGACCGGCGGAGGCGGCTTCTACGGCGCCCGCGAGCTGCTCCACCGCCAGGCCGAGCACGCCCGTCGGCTGATCGGCAAGCCGCTGGGGGAGACGCCGCCGCAGGCCGACCGGGTGTGGAAGAGCTCCTACGAGGGCCGCCCCGTCGAGCTGCTGCTCCTCGGCGACTCGATCGCCGCCGGCCTCGGCGCCGACCGGCGCAAGGAGACCCTCGGTGCGCGGCTGGCCAAGGGGCTGGCCAAGCGGCTGGGACGCCCCGTACGCCTGCGCACCGTCGCCGTCGTCGGCTCGGAGTCCGCGGCGCTGGCCGCCCAGCTCGACGGCCTGCCGGCGACCTACCGGCCCGACGTGGCGGTGATCGTCGTCGGCGGCAACGACGTCACCCACCGGGTGCCGGTGGCCGACAGCGTCGAGTCCCTCGCGGTCTGCATCCGTCGGCTGCGCGCGGTCGGCACCGGCGTCGTGGTCGGCACCTGCCCGGACCTCGGCCTGCTGCGCCCGGTGCCGCAGCCGCTGCGCAGCCTGGGCTCGCGCGCCTCGCGGCAGCTGGCGGCGGCGCAGGAGGTGGCGGCGGTGGTCGCCGGGGCGTACGCGGTGTCCCTGGCCCGGGTCGTCGGCCCGTTCTTCATCACCAACCCCGACGAGATGTTCAGCCTGGACCGGTTCCACCCCAGCCCGCTGGGCTACAAGCGCACCGCCAGCGCCCTGCTGCCCTCGGTGCTGGCCGCGCTCGGCGCGGCCGAGGAGGTCCCGTTCGGGCACCTGGCCCCCGTCCCGGTGTGA
- a CDS encoding ATP-grasp domain-containing protein, whose product MSTRPTVLLATFDLLPAGEGGGHLLPEALGAAGVDASWAVWSDPAVDWAAADLVAVRSTWDYHRRLPAFLAWTRRVEADGHLLGNAAVMAWNADKSYLLDLAEDLPVVPTELVDAPGLVPALEAGLARHGTVVLKPRTGAGGTGVVVASRSDDPRLSALGGDAWLLQPLVASVRTTGERSLFVLDGRVVSQVDKVAAGEDDEVRVHPRYGGMMRPVAPDPAAVALAERTMAVVGERHGGPLPYGRVDLLEVHGELCVSEVEVIEPGLYLDLVPGNATAFAATVVRALAAR is encoded by the coding sequence GTGAGCACCCGACCGACCGTCCTGCTGGCCACCTTCGACCTCCTGCCCGCCGGCGAGGGCGGCGGGCACCTGCTGCCCGAGGCGCTGGGTGCCGCCGGCGTCGACGCCTCCTGGGCGGTGTGGAGCGACCCGGCGGTCGACTGGGCCGCGGCCGACCTGGTGGCGGTCCGCTCGACCTGGGACTACCACCGCCGGCTGCCCGCGTTCCTGGCCTGGACCCGCCGGGTGGAGGCCGACGGCCACCTGCTCGGCAACGCCGCGGTGATGGCGTGGAACGCCGACAAGTCCTACCTGCTCGACCTGGCCGAGGACCTGCCGGTCGTGCCCACCGAGCTCGTCGACGCACCCGGCCTGGTCCCGGCGCTGGAGGCCGGGCTCGCGCGCCACGGCACGGTCGTCCTGAAGCCCCGCACGGGGGCCGGCGGCACCGGCGTCGTGGTCGCGTCGCGGTCCGACGACCCGCGGCTCTCCGCGCTCGGCGGGGACGCCTGGCTGCTGCAGCCGTTGGTGGCCTCGGTGCGCACCACCGGCGAGCGGTCGCTGTTCGTGCTCGACGGCCGGGTCGTCTCGCAGGTCGACAAGGTCGCCGCGGGCGAGGACGACGAGGTGCGGGTGCACCCGCGCTACGGCGGCATGATGCGCCCGGTCGCCCCCGACCCGGCGGCGGTCGCGCTGGCCGAGCGCACGATGGCGGTGGTGGGGGAGCGCCACGGCGGGCCGCTGCCGTACGGGCGGGTGGACCTGCTCGAGGTCCACGGCGAGCTGTGCGTCAGCGAGGTCGAGGTGATCGAGCCCGGGCTCTACCTGGACCTGGTGCCGGGCAACGCCACGGCGTTCGCCGCCACCGTGGTGCGGGCGCTGGCGGCCCGCTGA
- a CDS encoding LytR C-terminal domain-containing protein: protein MSTPRRTPSTHPSRPAPRRARSERGVALPSPVVLLSIVAVAMAAVAYLFTQGSPETEREVAIVSRDETPSAAPSPTETPSPSQEPKAEPEKKTPPPVKRDQIFVTVFNNSGITGLAGQVGGTVSEAGWQVAGTDNWYGSVTATTVYYPPQLERAARQLALDVGVDRVQPAVAGMGGDRLTLILTAPLG from the coding sequence ATGAGCACTCCGCGTCGTACCCCGTCCACGCACCCGTCCCGGCCCGCGCCCCGCCGTGCGCGCAGCGAGCGCGGTGTGGCCCTGCCCTCCCCGGTCGTCCTGCTCTCGATCGTGGCCGTCGCGATGGCTGCGGTGGCCTACCTGTTCACCCAGGGGTCCCCGGAGACCGAGCGCGAGGTCGCCATCGTCAGCCGTGACGAGACCCCCAGCGCCGCGCCCTCGCCGACCGAGACCCCCTCGCCCAGCCAGGAGCCGAAGGCCGAGCCCGAGAAGAAGACCCCGCCGCCGGTCAAGCGCGACCAGATCTTCGTGACCGTCTTCAACAACTCCGGGATCACCGGGCTCGCGGGCCAGGTCGGCGGCACCGTCTCCGAGGCCGGGTGGCAGGTCGCCGGCACCGACAACTGGTACGGCTCGGTCACCGCCACCACCGTCTACTACCCGCCGCAGCTCGAGCGGGCCGCGCGTCAGCTCGCCCTGGACGTCGGTGTCGACCGGGTCCAGCCGGCCGTCGCCGGCATGGGCGGCGACCGCCTCACCCTGATCCTCACCGCACCGCTGGGCTGA
- a CDS encoding MoaD/ThiS family protein, with protein sequence MSVSVRVPTILRSYTGGDSEVSAEGATLAEVLDDLDASYAGIRARILDDNGKLRRFVNVYVGDEDVRFLDDLATPTPDGVKVSVIPAVAGG encoded by the coding sequence GTGAGCGTGTCCGTCCGCGTCCCGACCATCCTGCGCAGCTACACCGGGGGTGACTCCGAGGTCTCCGCCGAGGGCGCCACCCTGGCGGAGGTGCTCGACGACCTCGACGCGTCGTACGCCGGGATCCGCGCCCGGATCCTGGACGACAACGGCAAGCTGCGCCGCTTCGTCAACGTCTACGTCGGTGACGAGGACGTGCGCTTCCTCGACGACCTGGCCACGCCCACGCCCGACGGCGTGAAGGTCTCGGTCATCCCCGCCGTCGCGGGGGGCTGA
- the thrC gene encoding threonine synthase, translated as MSALTAEKTGVPDPDTNGETAGLRERAFGNATGLSCRECGHEVELGPHYACPECFGPLEVAYDFPTVTREEIEAGPRNIWRYKALLPVPDDIEQSPNMEPGFTRLLRAGNLGRELGLSNLWVKDDSTNPTNSFKDRVVACALSAATEFKAKVFACPSTGNLANAVAAAGARAGIKTVVFIPSNLEKPKQVNSAVYTEQLVAVDGNYDDVNKLASEIAGEEDGWAFVNVNVRPFYAEGSKTLGYEIAEQLGWRLPDQVVIPVASGSQLTKVHKAFGELVRLGLVEDKPVKIFGAQATGCSPVSVAFKDGVDAIRPVKPDTIAKSLAIGNPADGIYVLDVCRTTGGAVEDITDDEVRQGILLLARTEGIFTETAGGTTVGVLKKLVETGQLDPDAETVVINTGMGLKTLDAVADHVGPAATIAPSYAAFVATGIA; from the coding sequence ATGAGCGCCCTGACTGCCGAGAAGACCGGGGTCCCCGACCCCGACACGAACGGTGAGACCGCCGGCCTGCGCGAGCGCGCGTTCGGCAACGCCACCGGCCTGAGCTGTCGCGAGTGCGGCCACGAGGTCGAGCTCGGCCCGCACTACGCGTGCCCGGAGTGCTTCGGCCCCCTCGAGGTGGCCTACGACTTCCCGACCGTGACCCGCGAGGAGATCGAGGCCGGCCCGCGCAACATCTGGCGCTACAAGGCGCTGCTGCCGGTGCCCGACGACATCGAGCAGAGCCCCAACATGGAGCCCGGCTTCACCCGGCTGCTCCGGGCCGGCAACCTCGGCCGGGAGCTCGGCCTGAGCAACCTGTGGGTCAAGGACGACTCGACCAACCCGACGAACTCCTTCAAGGACCGCGTCGTGGCCTGCGCGCTGAGCGCCGCGACCGAGTTCAAGGCGAAGGTCTTCGCCTGCCCCTCGACCGGCAACCTGGCCAACGCCGTGGCGGCCGCCGGGGCCCGCGCCGGGATCAAGACCGTGGTCTTCATCCCCAGCAACCTGGAGAAGCCCAAGCAGGTCAACTCCGCGGTCTACACCGAGCAGCTCGTGGCCGTCGACGGCAACTACGACGACGTCAACAAGCTGGCCTCCGAGATCGCCGGCGAGGAGGACGGCTGGGCGTTCGTGAACGTCAACGTCCGCCCGTTCTACGCCGAGGGCTCCAAGACCCTGGGCTACGAGATCGCCGAGCAGCTCGGGTGGCGCCTGCCCGACCAGGTCGTCATCCCGGTCGCCTCCGGCTCCCAGCTGACCAAGGTGCACAAGGCCTTCGGCGAGCTGGTGCGCCTCGGCCTGGTCGAGGACAAGCCGGTCAAGATCTTCGGCGCCCAGGCCACCGGCTGCTCGCCGGTCTCGGTCGCCTTCAAGGACGGCGTCGACGCGATCCGCCCGGTCAAGCCGGACACCATCGCCAAGAGCCTGGCCATCGGCAACCCCGCGGACGGCATCTACGTCCTCGACGTCTGCCGCACCACCGGCGGCGCGGTCGAGGACATCACCGACGACGAGGTCCGCCAGGGCATCCTCCTGCTGGCCCGCACCGAGGGCATCTTCACCGAGACCGCCGGCGGCACCACCGTGGGCGTGCTGAAGAAGCTGGTCGAGACCGGCCAGCTGGACCCCGACGCCGAGACCGTGGTGATCAACACCGGGATGGGCCTGAAGACCCTCGACGCCGTCGCCGACCACGTCGGTCCCGCCGCCACGATCGCCCCGTCGTACGCCGCGTTCGTGGCCACCGGCATCGCCTGA
- a CDS encoding DUF3263 domain-containing protein, translating to MDAQRDTGAEQAGGLPPASLSERDQAILEFERQWWKYAGAKETAVREQFDMSSTRYYQVLNALIDRPDALESDPLLVRRLRRLRSQRQRQRSARRLGFEV from the coding sequence ATGGACGCTCAGCGCGACACCGGGGCCGAGCAGGCCGGCGGCCTGCCACCAGCCTCGCTCAGCGAACGCGACCAGGCGATCCTCGAGTTCGAGCGCCAGTGGTGGAAGTACGCCGGCGCCAAGGAGACCGCGGTCCGCGAGCAGTTCGACATGAGCTCGACGCGGTACTACCAGGTGCTGAACGCCCTGATCGACCGTCCCGACGCGCTCGAGTCCGACCCGCTGCTGGTCCGCCGGCTGCGTCGCCTGCGCTCGCAGCGCCAGCGCCAGCGCTCGGCCCGCCGTCTCGGCTTCGAGGTCTGA
- the otsB gene encoding trehalose-phosphatase — protein MEFTTERGEQRYAALVRALPDVVVGLDFDGTLAPIVEDPESAHIHPDAAAALLELADQVLAVAVITGRPARQVLDLGGLEEVGRGFAERGCELFVFGQYGHERWSSSSTRVVSPRPPDGLAAFERDLPAVLRRHDAAEAWVEEKGLAVAVHTRRLPDAKEAFERLLPALRELARAHDLTLEPGRNVIEVRSPGAHKGQAVDRLVEELDAQGFAFAGDDLGDLEAFEALGRLDDRGLSTLRVCSASDEESALLPHADVVVHGPDGVVELLRQLVADAGTRRD, from the coding sequence GTGGAATTCACCACCGAGCGCGGGGAGCAGCGCTACGCCGCCCTGGTCCGTGCCCTGCCCGACGTCGTCGTCGGCCTCGACTTCGACGGCACGCTGGCCCCGATCGTGGAGGACCCCGAGTCCGCCCACATCCACCCCGACGCCGCGGCGGCGCTCCTCGAGCTGGCCGACCAGGTCCTCGCGGTCGCCGTGATCACCGGCCGGCCGGCCCGGCAGGTGCTCGACCTCGGCGGTCTCGAGGAGGTCGGCCGCGGCTTCGCCGAGCGGGGCTGCGAGCTGTTCGTCTTCGGCCAGTACGGCCACGAGCGCTGGAGCTCGTCGTCGACCCGCGTGGTCTCGCCCCGCCCGCCGGACGGGCTGGCCGCCTTCGAGCGCGACCTGCCGGCCGTGCTGCGCCGCCACGACGCCGCCGAGGCCTGGGTGGAGGAGAAGGGCCTCGCCGTCGCCGTGCACACCCGGCGGCTGCCGGACGCCAAGGAGGCCTTCGAGCGGCTGCTGCCGGCGCTGCGCGAGCTGGCCCGGGCCCACGACCTGACCCTCGAACCCGGACGCAACGTGATCGAGGTCCGCTCCCCGGGCGCCCACAAGGGCCAGGCCGTCGACCGGCTGGTCGAGGAGCTCGACGCGCAGGGCTTCGCCTTCGCCGGCGACGACCTGGGCGACCTGGAGGCCTTCGAGGCGCTCGGCCGGCTCGACGACCGTGGGCTGAGCACGCTGCGGGTCTGCTCGGCCTCCGACGAGGAGAGCGCCCTGCTGCCCCACGCCGACGTGGTGGTGCACGGCCCCGACGGCGTGGTCGAGCTGCTGCGCCAGCTGGTCGCCGACGCCGGCACCCGCCGGGACTGA
- a CDS encoding histidinol-phosphatase: protein MTHEHEHDAHTPDHAHAETHSHGHPHEHPHEHRPVDGLTASVAAADAEGVPDRDLSPSELSRRNLLRMAGVTGGTAALGMAGMTGVGAGSAAAAPSPVARPGKGGGPVRFWLAGDHHIHTQHSSDGQYTVLDQTQHGAAYGLDWMVITDHGGPTHARLGVDLVNPDIRAAREELAGTLIFQGLEWNIPAAEHGTVFVAPGDNEVTVLKQFENRFDGGVATDPDEALAVAGVQWLGRQVDRRRVDDALFLANHPSRNGIDSPHEIRAWRDADPRIAIGFEGAPGHQAAGLPAGYGPGEARGYYGNAARPDSFPGFPPESYRTWGGFDFMTSTVGGLWDSLLAEGKPWSISANSDSHVNWSDTSRRPDGSDRTQFDADGRYGDPVYAGEINLAAGDFWPGFYGRTHVGATRRGYAAVMAGMRAGRIWVDHGRLVEAVDVTVRARGRDGMREATLGGTLAPRRGERVQLVVTVTSQPLPNWAGFTPSLNRVDLVRGAVETRSGSATADPDRFLAPDTKVVKQWDTSGRTGTFRLRYDLGEADEAFYVRLRGTDGNRQQPGFLGADVDPAGPAIDVVGDADPWADLWFYTNPVWVAPVR, encoded by the coding sequence ATGACCCACGAGCACGAGCACGATGCCCACACCCCCGACCACGCGCACGCCGAGACCCACTCGCACGGGCACCCGCACGAGCACCCGCACGAGCACCGTCCGGTCGACGGCCTGACCGCGTCCGTCGCGGCCGCCGACGCCGAGGGCGTCCCGGACCGGGACCTGTCCCCGTCGGAGCTGTCGCGCCGCAACCTGCTGCGGATGGCCGGCGTCACCGGCGGCACCGCCGCGCTCGGGATGGCCGGGATGACCGGGGTCGGCGCCGGGTCCGCGGCCGCCGCCCCCTCGCCCGTCGCCCGCCCCGGCAAGGGCGGCGGCCCGGTCCGGTTCTGGCTGGCCGGCGACCACCACATCCACACCCAGCACTCCTCGGACGGGCAGTACACCGTGCTCGACCAGACGCAGCACGGCGCGGCGTACGGCCTGGACTGGATGGTCATCACCGACCACGGCGGCCCCACCCACGCCCGCCTCGGCGTCGACCTGGTCAACCCCGACATCCGCGCGGCGCGCGAGGAGCTCGCCGGCACCCTGATCTTCCAGGGCCTGGAGTGGAACATCCCCGCCGCCGAGCACGGCACCGTCTTCGTGGCGCCCGGCGACAACGAGGTCACGGTGCTCAAGCAGTTCGAGAACCGCTTCGACGGCGGCGTGGCCACCGACCCCGACGAGGCCCTGGCCGTGGCCGGCGTGCAGTGGCTCGGCCGGCAGGTCGACCGCCGCCGCGTCGACGACGCCCTGTTCCTGGCCAACCACCCCTCCCGCAACGGCATCGACAGCCCGCACGAGATCCGGGCCTGGCGCGACGCCGACCCGAGGATCGCTATCGGCTTCGAGGGTGCCCCGGGCCACCAGGCCGCCGGCCTGCCCGCCGGGTACGGCCCCGGCGAGGCCCGTGGGTACTACGGCAACGCCGCCCGGCCGGACTCCTTCCCCGGGTTCCCGCCCGAGAGCTACCGCACCTGGGGCGGCTTCGACTTCATGACCTCGACCGTCGGCGGGCTGTGGGACAGCCTGCTGGCCGAGGGCAAGCCCTGGTCGATCAGCGCCAACTCCGACTCCCACGTCAACTGGAGCGACACCTCCCGGCGCCCCGACGGCTCCGACCGCACCCAGTTCGACGCCGACGGCCGCTACGGCGACCCGGTCTACGCCGGGGAGATCAACCTGGCGGCCGGCGACTTCTGGCCCGGGTTCTACGGGCGCACCCACGTCGGGGCGACCCGTCGCGGCTACGCCGCGGTGATGGCGGGCATGCGCGCCGGACGGATCTGGGTCGACCACGGCCGCTTGGTCGAGGCCGTCGACGTCACGGTCCGCGCCCGTGGTCGCGACGGCATGCGCGAGGCGACCCTCGGCGGGACCCTGGCCCCGCGCCGCGGCGAGCGGGTCCAGCTCGTGGTCACCGTGACCTCGCAGCCGCTGCCCAACTGGGCGGGCTTCACCCCGTCGCTGAACCGGGTGGACCTGGTCCGCGGCGCGGTCGAGACCCGGTCCGGCTCCGCCACGGCCGACCCCGACCGCTTCCTGGCGCCCGACACGAAGGTCGTCAAGCAGTGGGACACCTCGGGCCGCACCGGCACCTTCCGGCTGCGCTACGACCTCGGGGAGGCCGACGAGGCCTTCTACGTGCGGCTGCGTGGCACCGACGGCAACCGTCAGCAGCCCGGTTTCCTCGGCGCGGACGTGGACCCGGCCGGGCCGGCGATCGACGTCGTCGGCGACGCCGACCCGTGGGCGGACCTGTGGTTCTACACGAACCCGGTCTGGGTGGCACCGGTCCGATGA
- a CDS encoding Gfo/Idh/MocA family protein — protein MSTPSPGTPGPVGWGVLAAGKIARTFAADLAHVPGARLAAVGARSADRAAALVHDVLGPDPVDPPAVHGSYAALVADPAVDVVYVASPHSLHLDHVRLALEAGKHVLCEKPVALRAADWETMVALAAEHDRFLMEAMWTACHPVVLGLVEALATGAYGTPRHLRAELGFRVDAGPEDRLVDPALGAGALLDMGIYPLTLAHLLLGPAEETTALAALSDDAVDLDVTVLSRHPGGALATSSASLTSWSDRTAALATDRGRIDLLGSFHHPDGAVFVPAAGDDEQGEAHGGGEQHLAPVGEVLGRGYGNEAAEVGRCLRAGLRESPMVPHAQTTALMRQLDAVRAQVGIRYPGD, from the coding sequence GTGAGCACACCCTCCCCCGGCACCCCCGGTCCCGTCGGCTGGGGCGTCCTGGCCGCCGGCAAGATCGCCCGCACCTTCGCCGCCGACCTGGCCCACGTGCCCGGCGCCCGGCTCGCGGCGGTCGGGGCACGCTCGGCCGACCGTGCCGCCGCCCTGGTCCACGACGTGCTGGGGCCGGACCCGGTCGACCCGCCCGCGGTGCACGGGTCGTACGCCGCCCTGGTCGCCGACCCGGCCGTCGACGTGGTCTACGTCGCCTCCCCGCACTCGCTGCACCTCGACCACGTGCGCCTGGCGCTCGAGGCCGGCAAGCACGTGCTCTGCGAGAAGCCGGTCGCCCTGCGCGCCGCCGACTGGGAGACGATGGTCGCGCTGGCCGCCGAGCACGACCGCTTCCTGATGGAGGCGATGTGGACCGCCTGCCACCCGGTCGTCCTCGGGCTCGTCGAGGCGCTGGCCACCGGGGCGTACGGCACCCCGCGCCACCTGCGCGCCGAGCTCGGCTTCCGCGTCGACGCCGGGCCCGAGGACCGCCTGGTCGACCCCGCCCTCGGCGCCGGCGCCCTGCTGGACATGGGGATCTACCCGCTGACCCTGGCCCACCTGCTGCTCGGCCCGGCCGAGGAGACCACCGCCCTGGCCGCGCTCTCCGACGACGCCGTCGACCTCGACGTCACCGTGCTCTCCCGCCACCCCGGCGGCGCGCTGGCCACCTCGTCGGCGTCGCTGACCTCGTGGTCGGACCGCACCGCGGCGCTGGCCACCGACCGCGGCCGGATCGACCTGCTCGGCTCCTTCCACCACCCCGACGGCGCGGTGTTCGTCCCGGCCGCCGGCGACGACGAGCAGGGCGAGGCGCACGGCGGCGGCGAGCAGCACCTCGCACCGGTCGGCGAGGTGCTCGGCCGGGGCTACGGCAACGAGGCCGCCGAGGTCGGCCGCTGCCTGCGCGCCGGGCTGCGTGAGAGCCCGATGGTCCCGCACGCGCAGACCACGGCGCTGATGCGACAGCTCGACGCCGTCCGCGCCCAGGTCGGGATCCGCTACCCCGGCGACTGA
- a CDS encoding alpha,alpha-trehalose-phosphate synthase (UDP-forming) — translation MTSDLLIVANRLPVDRVKNDDGSTTWRKSPGGLVTAIEPVMRANDGTWIGWPGGTDQDLEPFEDDGMNLVPLSMTAEEIEGFYEGFSNGCLWPLYHDLVAKPEFHREWWDVYVSVNRRFAEKAASLAAEGATVWVHDYQLQLVPQMLRELRPDLRIGFYLHIPFPPAELFQQLPWRRQILEGLLGADLLGFQLPGGAQNFVRLVRQRVGHKTHKELVYLPDGRTVRAEAFPISIDAKGFETLARSEPVAERAAAIREQLGNPRKVFLGIDRLDYTKGIVARLRAFSELVRDGHLDVEDAVFVQVAVPSREQVEEYRILRDEIDRLVGRINGDLGRIGRPVISYLHSSYPREEMAALYRMADVMVVTPYRDGMNLVAKEYVACRLDDDGALVLSEFAGAAAELRQAWLVNPHDIDGMKTALLQAFEAGDKELTKRMKAMRKTILAHDVAAWAAEFMRMLSDVDNVHDKELNPPGS, via the coding sequence GTGACCTCAGACCTGTTGATCGTGGCCAACCGCCTGCCCGTGGACCGGGTCAAGAACGACGACGGGAGCACCACCTGGCGCAAGTCGCCCGGCGGTCTCGTGACGGCCATCGAGCCGGTGATGCGGGCCAACGACGGCACCTGGATCGGGTGGCCCGGCGGCACCGACCAGGACCTCGAGCCGTTCGAGGACGACGGGATGAACCTGGTCCCGCTGAGCATGACCGCCGAGGAGATCGAGGGCTTCTACGAGGGCTTCTCGAACGGCTGCCTGTGGCCGCTGTACCACGACCTCGTGGCCAAGCCGGAGTTCCACCGCGAGTGGTGGGACGTCTACGTCTCGGTCAACCGGCGCTTCGCCGAGAAGGCCGCGTCGCTGGCCGCCGAGGGCGCCACGGTCTGGGTGCACGACTACCAGCTGCAGCTGGTCCCGCAGATGCTCCGCGAGCTGCGTCCCGACCTGCGCATCGGGTTCTACCTGCACATCCCGTTCCCGCCGGCCGAGCTGTTCCAGCAGCTGCCGTGGCGTCGCCAGATCCTCGAGGGCCTGCTCGGCGCCGACCTGCTCGGCTTCCAGCTGCCCGGCGGCGCGCAGAACTTCGTACGCCTGGTGCGCCAGCGGGTCGGGCACAAGACGCACAAGGAGCTCGTCTACCTGCCCGACGGGCGGACCGTGCGCGCCGAGGCGTTCCCGATCTCGATCGACGCCAAGGGCTTCGAGACCCTGGCCCGCTCCGAGCCCGTCGCCGAGCGCGCCGCGGCGATCCGCGAGCAGCTCGGCAACCCGCGCAAGGTGTTCCTCGGCATCGACCGGCTCGACTACACCAAGGGCATCGTGGCCCGGCTGCGCGCCTTCTCCGAGCTGGTGCGCGACGGCCACCTCGACGTCGAGGACGCGGTGTTCGTGCAGGTCGCGGTGCCCTCGCGCGAGCAGGTCGAGGAGTACCGGATCCTGCGCGACGAGATCGACCGCCTCGTCGGCCGGATCAACGGCGACCTGGGCCGGATCGGGCGCCCGGTGATCAGCTACCTGCACTCCTCCTACCCCCGCGAGGAGATGGCGGCGCTCTACCGGATGGCCGACGTCATGGTCGTCACGCCGTACCGCGACGGGATGAACCTGGTCGCCAAGGAGTACGTCGCCTGCCGCCTCGACGACGACGGGGCGCTGGTCCTCTCGGAGTTCGCCGGGGCCGCCGCCGAGCTGCGCCAGGCGTGGCTGGTCAACCCGCACGACATCGACGGCATGAAGACCGCGCTGCTCCAGGCCTTCGAGGCCGGCGACAAGGAGCTGACCAAGCGGATGAAGGCGATGCGCAAGACGATCCTGGCCCACGACGTCGCCGCCTGGGCCGCGGAGTTCATGCGGATGCTCAGCGACGTGGACAACGTCCACGACAAGGAGCTCAACCCGCCGGGGAGCTGA